One genomic window of Salvia miltiorrhiza cultivar Shanhuang (shh) chromosome 4, IMPLAD_Smil_shh, whole genome shotgun sequence includes the following:
- the LOC131020760 gene encoding late embryogenesis abundant protein At1g64065-like, translated as MVETSEQIRPLAPASERPTSSDDEAGATAVGGGRRRRQQLLRCCGCCGAVVLLQAVVIVILIFTVFKVKDPVIRLNGVTVDRLDLINGTATPRPGSNMSLTADVSVKNPNFASFRYPETTSALFYRGAAIGEARGPAGRARARRTARMNVTVEVIADRVLAQPDLGSDINSGLLTLGSYTEVGGKVKILMVKKHVRVTMNCSLTVNVTSQAIQGQKCKRKVKF; from the coding sequence ATGGTGGAAACGTCCGAGCAAATCCGGCCGCTCGCCCCTGCCTCGGAGCGCCCCACCAGCAGCGACGACGAGGCCGGCGCCACCGCCgtcggcggcggccgccgcagGCGGCAGCAACTGCTCCGCTGCTGCGGCTGCTGCGGCGCGGTCGTCCTCCTCCAGGCCGTCGTGATCGTGATCCTGATCTTCACCGTGTTCAAGGTGAAGGATCCGGTGATCCGGCTGAACGGCGTGACGGTGGACCGGCTGGATCTGATCAACGGCACCGCCACGCCGCGGCCGGGCAGCAACATGTCGCTGACCGCCGACGTGTCGGTGAAGAACCCCAACTTCGCGTCGTTCCGGTACCCGGAGACGACGTCGGCGCTGTTCTACCGCGGCGCGGCGATCGGCGAGGCGCGCGGCCCCGCGGGGCGGGCGCGCGCGCGGCGCACGGCGAGGATGAACGTGACGGTGGAGGTGATCGCGGATCGGGTGCTGGCGCAGCCGGATCTCGGGTCGGATATCAACTCGGGGCTCCTGACGCTGGGCAGCTACACGGAGGTTGGCGGGAAGGTGAAGATCCTGATGGTGAAGAAGCACGTGAGGGTCACGATGAACTGCTCGTTGACGGTCAACGTCACCAGCCAGGCTATACAGGGGCAGAAGTGTAAGCGGAAGGTCAAATTCTAG